In Kogia breviceps isolate mKogBre1 chromosome 7, mKogBre1 haplotype 1, whole genome shotgun sequence, a single window of DNA contains:
- the LRRC10B gene encoding leucine-rich repeat-containing protein 10B gives MGIAQSTPDELPSDAEEQLRNGEQQLELSGRRLPRLPSAVCALSRLQKLYVSGTGLRELPEEIEELRELRILALDFNKLERLPDGLCRLPRLTRLYLGSNRLPALPADFAQLQSLRCLWIEGNFLRRFPRPLLRLVALQSLQMGDNRLRALPAELPRMTGLRGLWLYGNRFEEFPPALLRMGRLHILDLDRNRLGGFPDLHPLRALRVFSYDHNPVTGPPRVADTVFLVGEGAVERMAERDEPTPRPPPRRPVRAFEDEEEEDLLIGGGSSRALGPPVDSLCALEAAPGLGT, from the coding sequence ATGGGCATAGCCCAGTCCACGCCGGACGAGCTGCCATCGGACGCGGAGGAGCAACTGCGCAATGGCGAGCAGCAGTTGGAGCTGAGCGGGAGACGGCTGCCGCGGCTGCCCAGCGCCGTGTGCGCGCTGAGCCGCCTGCAGAAGCTGTACGTGAGCGGCACGGGGCTACGCGAGCTGCCCGAGGAGATCGAGGAGCTGCGCGAGCTGCGCATCCTGGCGCTCGACTTCAACAAGCTCGAGCGCCTGCCCGACGGTCTGTGTCGCCTGCCGCGCCTCACGCGCCTCTACCTGGGCAGCAATCGGCTGCCGGCACTGCCCGCCGACTTCGCGCAGCTGCAGAGCCTGCGCTGCCTCTGGATCGAGGGCAACTTCCTGCGGCGTTTCCCGCGGCCGCTGCTGCGCTTGGTGGCGCTGCAGTCGCTGCAGATGGGCGACAACCGGTTGCGTGCGCTGCCCGCGGAGCTGCCGCGCATGACGGGCCTGCGCGGCCTCTGGCTCTACGGCAACCGTTTCGAGGAGTTCCCGCCcgcattgctgcgcatgggccgCCTGCACATCCTCGACCTAGACCGCAACCGCCTGGGCGGCTTCCCCGACCTGCACCCGCTGCGCGCCCTGCGCGTCTTCTCCTACGACCACAACCCGGTCACTGGGCCGCCCCGCGTCGCCGACACGGTCTTCCTTGTGGGCGAGGGCGCCGTCGAGCGCATGGCCGAGCGCGACGAACCCACGCCCCGGCCGCCGCCCCGGCGCCCAGTGCGGGCCTttgaggatgaggaggaagaagacCTGCTCATAGGGGGCGGTAGCTCCCGGGCTCTGGGGCCCCCCGTGGACAGCCTCTGCGCTCTGGAAGCAGCTCCAGGACTGGgcacctga